One window of Akkermansia biwaensis genomic DNA carries:
- a CDS encoding 6-phosphofructokinase, translated as MNIGVLNSGGDCPGLNAVIEGVVGAASRRGWNVVGFYDGFEGLLSEEGDDRFEWLTPAGCRGLRAKGGTILGTVNKGNFAIKVGVGQKGEIEPAVLEKTKATVKRLGLDALIVVGGDGSQSTALLLAEIGLPVVGVPKTIDNDLGATDVTFGFNSAVAIVSESLDRLETTANAHQRMMVVEVMGRHAGWIALEGGIAGSADVILLPEIPFSLENVVECIKARKAAGQREILVVVSEGARLADELVLLNEKTQGEVRLGGIGKVISKKLEEATGIETRSCVLGHIQRGGSPCAYDRILGVRFGSYAVELVERKKFSYMVALRGTQMVAVPIEEAVKTLKLVDPDCQMVRTARDLGVCFGD; from the coding sequence ATGAATATTGGTGTTTTGAATAGCGGCGGGGACTGTCCCGGCCTGAACGCAGTCATTGAAGGCGTTGTCGGCGCGGCATCCCGCCGTGGATGGAACGTCGTGGGTTTTTACGATGGGTTTGAAGGACTTCTCTCCGAAGAAGGAGATGACCGTTTTGAATGGCTGACCCCTGCCGGGTGCCGCGGTCTGCGCGCCAAGGGCGGTACCATTCTGGGGACCGTGAACAAGGGGAACTTCGCCATCAAGGTGGGCGTGGGCCAGAAGGGGGAAATCGAACCGGCCGTTCTGGAAAAGACGAAGGCCACCGTCAAGCGCCTGGGGCTGGACGCCCTGATCGTGGTAGGCGGTGACGGCTCCCAGTCCACAGCCCTTCTTCTCGCTGAAATCGGCCTGCCCGTCGTAGGCGTGCCGAAAACCATTGACAACGATCTGGGCGCCACGGACGTGACCTTCGGCTTCAACAGTGCCGTGGCTATCGTATCCGAATCCCTGGACCGTCTGGAAACCACCGCCAACGCGCACCAGCGCATGATGGTGGTGGAAGTGATGGGTCGCCATGCCGGATGGATTGCCCTGGAAGGGGGCATCGCGGGCAGCGCGGATGTCATTCTTTTGCCGGAAATCCCGTTCTCCCTGGAAAATGTGGTGGAATGCATCAAGGCCCGCAAGGCCGCGGGGCAGCGCGAAATTCTTGTGGTAGTTTCCGAAGGCGCTCGCCTGGCGGACGAACTGGTGCTCCTGAACGAGAAAACCCAGGGGGAAGTTCGTCTGGGAGGCATTGGCAAGGTGATCTCCAAGAAACTGGAGGAAGCCACGGGCATTGAAACCCGCTCCTGTGTTCTGGGCCACATCCAGCGCGGCGGCTCTCCGTGCGCTTACGACCGCATTCTGGGCGTGCGCTTCGGCAGTTACGCCGTGGAGCTGGTGGAACGCAAAAAGTTCAGCTACATGGTTGCCCTCAGGGGAACCCAGATGGTTGCCGTTCCCATTGAAGAGGCCGTGAAGACCCTCAAGC
- a CDS encoding thioredoxin family protein, which translates to MTRKNALTFQRLSYLLEEAASLKKRLSSTTAPETMTSIQLFHSRDCPGNTLHANILRALENLDRNIPVEQVEAGPEHDGGPLPALAVNGRIVVSGVEPTVRELELLLADHLDEDGNSPCGSCDSCGMECGGCHGAEGCPGCENGKTPGSLAGKIIGFVILLIILFTAVKILS; encoded by the coding sequence ATGACACGGAAAAACGCATTGACCTTTCAACGGCTATCCTATTTGTTGGAGGAAGCCGCTTCCCTCAAAAAAAGGCTTTCCTCCACCACCGCCCCAGAAACCATGACCAGCATTCAATTATTCCACAGCCGGGACTGTCCGGGAAACACCCTGCACGCCAATATCCTCCGGGCTTTGGAAAATCTGGACCGGAACATCCCGGTGGAACAGGTGGAAGCCGGGCCGGAACATGACGGCGGGCCGCTGCCCGCTCTTGCCGTCAACGGCCGCATCGTCGTCTCCGGCGTGGAACCCACCGTCCGTGAACTGGAACTGCTCCTTGCCGATCATCTGGACGAAGACGGAAATTCTCCCTGCGGCTCTTGCGATTCCTGCGGCATGGAATGCGGCGGATGCCACGGAGCGGAAGGATGTCCCGGGTGCGAAAACGGAAAAACGCCCGGCAGCCTGGCCGGAAAAATCATCGGTTTCGTCATTCTGCTCATCATCCTGTTCACGGCGGTGAAAATCCTTTCCTAA
- a CDS encoding D-alanyl-D-alanine carboxypeptidase family protein: protein MKKLSAFLLTLACAFQFSAQAQEKPSYIAIEANSGKLLFSSNAEARRPVASLSQVATAMVTLDWVTRTRLPLDTFITVPQEAFGLRAGNPMDLQPGDRLTLRDALYSTLLGSDNVSALTIASFVGRDLVSRRGSGTPIAAFVSEMNNLARSLRMTKTRFTAPHGLDAGNAVSTSCALDMALLGMYSMQNPAFCYIVSQASRRIGVQSQTKGTTMYDISNNNKMMSTPGVDGIKAGSSRAAGQCLLLSATRNAIARRSPQTGTEVIYPQRMIIAVLGTGERYSLARQMLNTGWRVWENWQASGMDMKDPKEFVQLPVKSGTEKR, encoded by the coding sequence ATGAAAAAGTTATCTGCATTTCTTCTGACGCTGGCCTGCGCGTTCCAGTTTTCCGCCCAGGCGCAGGAAAAGCCCAGCTACATCGCCATTGAAGCCAATTCCGGCAAGCTTCTTTTCAGTTCCAACGCGGAAGCCAGAAGGCCCGTGGCCAGCCTCTCCCAGGTGGCTACCGCCATGGTGACCCTGGACTGGGTGACCCGCACGCGCCTTCCCCTGGATACGTTCATTACCGTTCCCCAGGAGGCGTTCGGCCTCCGCGCCGGGAACCCCATGGACCTTCAGCCCGGCGACCGCCTGACGCTGCGGGATGCCCTGTATTCCACCCTGCTGGGGTCGGACAATGTCTCCGCCCTGACGATCGCCTCCTTTGTGGGCCGTGACCTGGTGTCCCGCCGGGGCAGCGGCACTCCCATTGCCGCCTTTGTGTCGGAAATGAACAATTTGGCCCGTTCCCTCAGAATGACCAAGACGCGCTTCACCGCTCCCCACGGCCTGGACGCCGGCAATGCCGTTTCCACATCCTGCGCCCTGGACATGGCCCTGCTGGGCATGTACAGCATGCAGAATCCCGCTTTTTGCTACATCGTCTCCCAGGCCAGCCGCCGCATCGGCGTCCAGTCCCAGACCAAGGGGACGACGATGTATGATATTTCCAACAACAACAAGATGATGAGCACTCCCGGCGTGGACGGCATCAAGGCGGGCTCCTCCCGCGCCGCCGGACAATGCCTGCTGCTCAGCGCCACGCGGAACGCCATCGCCCGTCGCAGTCCCCAGACCGGGACGGAAGTGATTTATCCCCAGCGCATGATCATCGCGGTGCTCGGTACCGGAGAACGCTATTCCCTGGCACGCCAGATGCTGAATACCGGCTGGCGCGTGTGGGAAAACTGGCAGGCCTCCGGGATGGACATGAAGGATCCCAAGGAGTTCGTCCAGCTTCCTGTGAAATCTGGGACAGAAAAGCGATAG